The stretch of DNA CACCTCGGTTCCTTTTTTTTAATCGAAAACTTTGTGTTTTTCCATCAAAGGAGATTTTTTTAGCCCCAAGTTGGACCAAGGCATCAACTTGGGATTCACCGGATTCATTGATGACGCGCAGCGATAAATCCCTTTCATTATTGAAGGTTAAAACGGTATGAGCATGAATGCTTCGCAATTGGATCGAAAGGACCTCTCTCTTGGCCTCCACTTCCATATAATGTCCATTGGGTAACAATGGCCGGGACGGCTCGCCGCTAAGGAAGCTATCAACAAGGGTATGGAAATAAGCAGCTGGCACCGAAAGTGGCTCCTTTTCATAAAGGTAGGCTGCCTCCTTAGCTGTAAGTTGAAAAACTAACCCAATAGGTTTTAATTCTTGTGCGCATAATGGGAGGAGCGACACCATCAAAGAGAGTGCGAGGTAGAGTCTTTTCATAATCATTGGCCTTTGTGTTAAAGATAGAACTTTTTCCAAAGGCCAGCTGCTGCGTTGGCAAAGCGATATCTTTGTCGGCTGGCTTGCTAGCTGTGTTAGTAGGGTAGTAGGAGGGTGTCTTTTGGGGCTACACCCCCATACTGGCTTGGCTGCTAGAGCCTGACAATAGCATATTTGTCGTCGTTACTACTCGCGCATTGCAGGTGTTTTCACCTGCAATGCCGCAATCCGTTTGGCCCTTACAACTTCAAAAACACCCCAAAAGAATAAGCTGGATTGGCAAAAATAATTCTACCAGAAATGGCCTTGCCCATGCTCGCCGAAACACCCCATTTGTCATTAAATTGATAAGCCAATTCAGGCGAGAAGGTGAGGTGTTCGCTGTTATTCGCAAAGATACTGGTGCTATTGGGCATCTCGGAAGCAGTACCATTTTTGAGCGACCGGATACCATAAAGCCGTAGAATAGCGGTCAAGCCCGTTTTGGCAAAGGTAGCGCCACCTTCCAGACCGAAACGGAATTCATCGGAAAATCCATTGGTTCGATTGTTGAAACCAGCGTATGCGGCGGAATAGAGATTCACTTTGCCGAGGCTAAAAGAGGTGCCCGCATCCACCTGGATGAGCTGATTGAATTCGCCATCCCCTGTTTGCAGGGTGCCATTGCTGCCCCCATTGTCGATGCCGAGCGGCAAGCCCAAGGTAAGGCCCACACTTAGCACAACCGGCTTGTTAACGATGATGCCATATTTGATGCCAAGATCCGTATCGCCAATCGAATTGATGGCTTCCCCTGGCTCCAATAATTCGCCAGTTGTTCCAGAAATGGTATTGTTAAATAAAGCACGACTATAAAATGGGAAATAAAGCACCCCGGTTAATCGATCGGTAAATCCAAATTCAGCATACAAGCTTGTGTTGTATATAGCGCTGGTGATATTTGGGTCTAGCAATCCGGTATCGGTGAAATGTTTATCTGCAACCACCCACCATTGGGATAATTTGAAAAAGCCACCATTTTTGGGCGACGGCCAGGGGCCGCCAGCATGTAGATTCAGGCTAAGAAAAAGGCCTGCTAGTATTAAAATTATATTGCGATTCATGATATTTATATTTTAAAAAGTACAGCTTATTTGATTTCTCCATCTCCCACTTTCACCCGGAAGGGTTTACAAAAATAAAGCACATACTTATAGGTATTCAAACCAACAGTGATCGGCAATTCATAGGCATGCGCCCCTTTAAAAGTTGCTACAGCGCCAATTTCATAAGCACCAGTGGTCGTCGTGGGGTTATTCGTTAAATAAACATACAGGCCAGGTAGCGCCGTGGAGGCCTCATAATTGTCCTGGAAGGCCAAAATCAGTTTGTTGTTTTCTTCGAATAACTCAAAATCGCCCTTGAGCAAATAGCTGCTGGTGGTTTTTATCGTGCCAGAGCGATTGGTCATTTCCTCCACCTCCGTAGTTTGGTCGGCGACCACCACATCAAAGGCATCCTCGACGGGCGCCTTGTCTGGAATATTGACACTCGCGGTCAATCTGGCGGTTCCCATCATATTGGCAGTAGCCAAACCATTTTGATCGATGCTAATAATATTGGCATTCGAACTAGTCCAGGTCACTAATCTGTCTTCCAATTGACCAATATTGTTGAAAAACATCACCTCAAATTGATAGCTATCGCCCAATTTTAAACTATCAATCTTGGTGCTGATCTGGAGGCGCTCAGGTACTTCATCGGCTATAATGTCGTCACCTATGCAACTGCTTAATTGTAAAAGCAGCAAGCTGAATAATAAAACAGGGTGCTTAATCATCGTTTTATGTCTTTTTTATGCAAAGGTATACGGAGAGAAAGGGATAATAATCACAAAACTATCACAAAAGTTGTTGGTCTATCCTTAGAAACACTAAGTGGAAGCTAGCGGACACTTACTACCAAAAGGAACTTTTGGGTTGATCTCAATGTATAAAAGACAACATTGCGATGGCAGGTGTTTTCCATGGCCGTTGCAACTGTCGGCACTTACATTTGCCTGGTTACGCTGGTGTTTCTCTACAATTTAATTATTTTTTTACCCTGTACTTCCATACCGATGAAAGAAATCATTTACTACGTAGCCACCTCATTGGATGGATACATTGCTGGCCCCGATGAAGATGTTTCTCGCTTTGTAGGTGAAGGGGATGGCGTAAGGCAGTATTTAGAAGACTTACAAGCTTTTGATACCGTGATTATGGGGAGAAAGACCTACGAATTTGGCTATAAGTATGGCTTGGAGCCTGGGAAATTAGCCTATCCTCATATGGAACATTACATTTTCTCAGACAGTCTAAAGCTTGACCGAAAAGATGAAAAAATCCATGTTGCATCCTTAGATATAGCTTTGATTGAAGCCCTAAAAGCAGGGGAGGGCTCCCCGATTTATCTATGTGGTGGCGGGCAATTTGCGGGCTGGTTGCTCGACCATGGCTTGATTGATGTCTTGAAAATTAAGTTGAATCCAATTGTCTTAGGAGATGGCGTTCCGC from Saprospiraceae bacterium encodes:
- a CDS encoding dihydrofolate reductase family protein, producing MKEIIYYVATSLDGYIAGPDEDVSRFVGEGDGVRQYLEDLQAFDTVIMGRKTYEFGYKYGLEPGKLAYPHMEHYIFSDSLKLDRKDEKIHVASLDIALIEALKAGEGSPIYLCGGGQFAGWLLDHGLIDVLKIKLNPIVLGDGVPLFGTSKKQWTANLVASETYEGGLMINTYNL
- a CDS encoding Ig-like domain-containing protein; protein product: MIKHPVLLFSLLLLQLSSCIGDDIIADEVPERLQISTKIDSLKLGDSYQFEVMFFNNIGQLEDRLVTWTSSNANIISIDQNGLATANMMGTARLTASVNIPDKAPVEDAFDVVVADQTTEVEEMTNRSGTIKTTSSYLLKGDFELFEENNKLILAFQDNYEASTALPGLYVYLTNNPTTTTGAYEIGAVATFKGAHAYELPITVGLNTYKYVLYFCKPFRVKVGDGEIK